One Paenibacillus riograndensis SBR5 DNA segment encodes these proteins:
- a CDS encoding response regulator transcription factor, whose protein sequence is MRLVLIDDEKGIVEGLKKIIGRYLPECKVVGEAYNGLEGFELIQRLRPDIVITDIRMPVADGLDMIKMLEDNKIQTKFILLSGYADFEYARRGMKLGVQFYINKPVEEEELHDSVNRVMETIRADRSKLQRLNELKHEVHSRMQEETLRDILDLGNEHTSLVEELLHSAQIPTAGTWFNSIIIEIEGSTELLKEIGFQPLLQHIDQTLRNYYKVYRFRYFGPQIAIVIAHNSNIVYGRLLHVIQGLRQAVYQKLNLSISVGIGTVYKRGTGICQSFEEARNALSYKLIKEGNPVISFTEIKKITEHSHPVPEELITRLEDGLDNMDEEECVAVIREMFRGMAAESGMNPADLQLRCLNILLSSIRKLSFQQLQQNELVGRHILSLEGFSRFRTLEYLEEWMIQVIRGIINFKVEHNLSQKKDIISEIKLYVSKHFNEQISLADLAARFFISPYYLSQLFKRKTGDNYLNFLTQMRIDKAKELLENTDLKVYEICRMVGYLDAQHFSRMFEKLAGCKPREYRKNLPNS, encoded by the coding sequence GTGAGACTTGTTTTAATAGATGATGAAAAAGGTATTGTGGAAGGGCTTAAAAAAATCATCGGCCGCTATCTTCCGGAATGCAAGGTTGTCGGTGAGGCTTATAACGGGCTTGAAGGATTCGAATTGATACAGAGGCTTCGTCCAGATATTGTAATAACGGATATCCGCATGCCCGTAGCAGATGGTCTCGATATGATCAAAATGCTGGAAGACAACAAGATTCAGACGAAATTTATTCTGTTAAGCGGATACGCAGATTTTGAATATGCCAGAAGAGGGATGAAGCTGGGCGTGCAGTTCTACATCAACAAGCCGGTTGAGGAAGAGGAATTGCACGACAGTGTCAACCGGGTCATGGAGACGATCCGTGCTGACAGGAGCAAATTACAGCGGTTAAACGAGTTAAAGCATGAAGTTCACAGCCGGATGCAGGAAGAGACCTTACGCGACATTCTTGATCTTGGGAATGAGCATACGAGTCTGGTGGAAGAACTGCTTCATAGCGCTCAAATTCCCACAGCAGGCACCTGGTTTAATTCTATAATCATCGAAATTGAAGGCAGTACCGAGCTGCTTAAGGAGATTGGCTTCCAGCCGCTGCTTCAGCATATAGATCAGACCTTGAGGAACTACTATAAAGTGTACCGGTTCCGGTATTTTGGCCCGCAAATTGCGATTGTGATTGCACATAACAGTAACATTGTATATGGGAGATTGCTCCATGTGATCCAAGGACTGAGACAGGCGGTGTACCAGAAGCTGAATCTGTCGATCAGCGTTGGCATAGGTACCGTGTATAAGCGGGGAACGGGAATTTGCCAGTCTTTTGAAGAAGCACGAAATGCACTTAGCTACAAGCTAATTAAGGAAGGAAACCCGGTGATCTCCTTTACCGAGATTAAAAAGATTACTGAACATAGTCATCCCGTCCCTGAAGAGTTGATTACCAGACTGGAAGATGGGCTCGATAACATGGACGAAGAGGAATGCGTAGCCGTTATCCGCGAAATGTTCCGGGGGATGGCAGCAGAATCGGGGATGAATCCGGCAGACCTGCAGCTGAGATGTTTAAACATCCTTCTGTCGAGTATCCGCAAGCTGTCTTTTCAGCAGCTGCAGCAGAATGAGCTGGTAGGCAGACATATTCTGTCTTTGGAGGGCTTCTCACGGTTCAGGACGCTTGAGTATCTGGAGGAATGGATGATCCAGGTCATCCGGGGAATTATCAACTTCAAGGTGGAGCATAATTTGTCCCAAAAAAAGGATATCATCTCAGAAATTAAGCTGTATGTGTCGAAGCATTTCAATGAACAGATTAGCCTTGCCGATTTGGCAGCCCGCTTTTTTATCAGCCCCTATTATTTAAGCCAGCTTTTTAAACGGAAGACGGGCGATAATTATTTGAATTTTTTGACACAGATGAGAATCGACAAGGCAAAGGAGCTGCTGGAAAATACAGATTTGAAAGTGTACGAGATCTGCCGGATGGTCGGGTATTTGGATGCGCAGCATTTTTCCCGGATGTTCGAAAAGCTTGCAGGATGTAAACCGAGAGAGTACCGTAAAAATCTGCCTAACAGCTAA